The proteins below are encoded in one region of Clostridium estertheticum:
- a CDS encoding AI-2E family transporter: MLNSLVPLCLIAFKIGGLIKVIFVISMIFIIHAIESYILNPKFMSHTTNLPMFFTFAILLVSEHFMGIWGLLLGIPIFMFLLDLSGVDLSKKGSKLKIKEN; encoded by the coding sequence ATGTTGAATTCGTTAGTTCCTTTATGTTTAATTGCTTTCAAAATAGGCGGATTAATTAAAGTTATTTTTGTAATTAGTATGATTTTTATAATTCATGCCATTGAGAGTTACATTTTAAACCCAAAGTTTATGTCTCATACAACTAATCTACCAATGTTTTTTACCTTTGCTATATTATTAGTATCAGAGCATTTTATGGGAATTTGGGGTCTACTCCTTGGAATACCGATATTTATGTTTTTGTTAGATTTAAGTGGAGTAGATTTAAGTAAAAAAGGCTCAAAATTAAAGATCAAAGAGAATTAA
- a CDS encoding DUF1002 domain-containing protein: protein MNKKLVLGVILTAASLFATPINNVYADSYKSVTIGADLTNQQKQDMLKYFNVDSNSASVVEVTSTEEKKYLGDTVSKGQLGNKSISCSYIEPTTTGGLVVNTHNVTWVNASMIKNALITAGIENANVKVSAPFTVSGTAAMTGILKGFENSKDGKKLDENTKKTANEEVAVTGKLGEKIGQDKAAGLINEVKSEVIKDKPKTEAGITKIVNNVTDNYNYKLSKDDVNNIVGLMTNVNKLNLDYNKVKGQLEGVASTMKNTLQSDKTKSWFAGVCASIGNFFKGIANSLK from the coding sequence ATGAATAAAAAATTAGTCTTAGGTGTAATTTTAACAGCAGCAAGTTTGTTTGCAACACCTATAAATAATGTATACGCTGATTCATATAAAAGTGTTACTATAGGGGCTGATTTGACGAATCAACAGAAACAAGACATGCTAAAGTATTTTAATGTAGATAGTAATAGTGCAAGTGTTGTTGAAGTTACGTCTACTGAGGAAAAGAAATATCTAGGAGATACAGTATCTAAAGGACAATTAGGCAATAAGTCGATATCATGTTCATATATTGAGCCAACAACTACTGGTGGTTTAGTAGTGAATACACATAATGTAACTTGGGTAAATGCAAGTATGATAAAGAATGCTTTAATTACAGCAGGAATTGAGAATGCTAATGTTAAAGTTTCTGCACCATTTACAGTATCAGGTACTGCAGCTATGACAGGCATATTAAAAGGATTTGAAAATAGTAAAGACGGTAAGAAATTAGATGAAAATACAAAAAAAACAGCTAATGAAGAGGTCGCAGTTACAGGCAAATTAGGTGAAAAAATTGGACAAGATAAAGCTGCGGGATTAATAAATGAAGTAAAGAGTGAAGTTATAAAAGATAAACCTAAAACTGAGGCTGGTATAACAAAAATAGTAAATAATGTAACGGATAATTACAATTACAAACTGTCTAAGGATGATGTAAATAATATTGTTGGATTGATGACAAATGTAAATAAACTAAATTTGGATTACAATAAAGTAAAAGGACAACTTGAGGGTGTAGCTAGTACAATGAAAAATACATTACAGAGTGATAAAACTAAAAGTTGGTTCGCAGGTGTGTGTGCTTCTATTGGGAATTTCTTTAAAGGGATAGCAAATAGTTTAAAATAA
- a CDS encoding thiamine phosphate synthase has protein sequence MYKLLAITNRHLCNNDFLQQIQAICSLNEKNTMIKSVSIVLREKDLSENDYKDLATKVLEICKENNTECILHTYYKVARELNCKKIHLPLHVLKSKPDICKEFNEVGVSIHSVNEAIEAVNLGATYIIAGHIFETDCKKDVPPRGLSFLSSVCSLVNIPVYAIGGILPANAQKAINAGADGVCIMSGLMTSENPFTKLV, from the coding sequence ATGTATAAACTGCTTGCAATTACTAATCGTCATCTTTGTAATAATGACTTTTTACAGCAGATACAAGCCATATGTTCATTGAATGAAAAAAACACAATGATTAAGTCTGTGAGTATAGTACTTAGAGAAAAAGATTTATCTGAAAATGATTATAAGGATTTAGCAACTAAGGTATTAGAAATATGTAAAGAAAATAATACAGAGTGTATATTACACACTTATTATAAAGTAGCAAGAGAGCTTAATTGTAAAAAGATTCATCTGCCTTTACATGTTTTAAAATCTAAACCGGATATATGCAAAGAATTTAATGAAGTTGGAGTGTCTATCCACTCAGTAAATGAAGCAATAGAAGCTGTTAATTTAGGTGCAACTTATATTATAGCAGGACATATATTTGAGACTGACTGTAAAAAAGACGTTCCACCAAGAGGTTTAAGTTTTTTATCATCAGTCTGTAGTTTGGTAAATATTCCTGTTTATGCTATTGGTGGAATTTTGCCTGCAAATGCTCAAAAGGCTATTAATGCAGGTGCAGATGGTGTTTGTATAATGTCAGGGTTAATGACCTCCGAAAATCCATTTACCAAATTAGTATAA
- the thiH gene encoding 2-iminoacetate synthase ThiH, producing MEQRVDHMEYMEGMERIESNVMDQVISKMQSYDSEKYTAHNVLMALKKDVLDIEDFAALLSPAALPFLEEMAKRAKVETHKHFGNSVYMFTPIYISNYCENYCIYCGFNCYNKIKRARLNADEIEKEMQSIASTGLQEILILTGESRSMSDVSYIGEACKIARKYFKVVGLEVYPMNSDEYAYVHKCGADFVTVFQETYNSDKYETLHLEGHKRVFPYRFNAQERALKGGMRGVGFAALLGLDDFRRDALATGLHAYLLQRKYPHAEIALSCPRLCPIINNDKINPKDVHEKQLLQIITAYRIFLPFANITISTRERAGFRDNVIGLAATKISAGVSVGIGGHSAKDEAKGDEQFEISDPRTVAEISDVIKDHGLQSVMSDYIYV from the coding sequence ATGGAACAACGTGTTGACCATATGGAATATATGGAAGGTATGGAACGGATTGAATCTAATGTTATGGATCAGGTTATCTCAAAAATGCAATCATACGATTCTGAAAAATATACAGCTCATAATGTGCTTATGGCTCTTAAGAAAGATGTATTAGATATTGAAGATTTTGCAGCTTTATTATCGCCTGCAGCGTTACCTTTTCTTGAGGAGATGGCTAAGCGTGCTAAAGTAGAAACACATAAGCATTTTGGTAACTCAGTTTATATGTTTACTCCAATTTATATTTCTAATTATTGTGAAAACTATTGTATTTATTGTGGTTTTAACTGCTACAACAAAATTAAGCGTGCGAGACTTAATGCAGATGAAATAGAAAAAGAAATGCAAAGTATTGCGAGTACTGGATTACAAGAAATATTAATTCTCACTGGTGAAAGTCGTAGTATGTCTGATGTTTCGTATATTGGTGAAGCTTGTAAAATAGCTAGAAAATATTTTAAGGTGGTTGGTCTTGAGGTATACCCAATGAACTCAGATGAATATGCATACGTACATAAATGTGGTGCAGATTTTGTTACTGTATTCCAGGAAACTTATAATTCAGATAAATATGAAACATTACATTTAGAGGGACACAAACGTGTTTTCCCTTATCGTTTTAACGCACAGGAAAGAGCACTAAAAGGTGGGATGCGCGGTGTTGGATTTGCTGCCCTTCTTGGACTAGATGATTTTAGAAGGGATGCTTTAGCGACAGGACTTCATGCATACCTTCTTCAACGTAAGTATCCACATGCTGAAATTGCTCTTTCATGTCCAAGATTATGTCCAATAATTAATAATGATAAAATTAATCCAAAAGATGTACATGAGAAGCAGCTGCTACAGATAATTACTGCATATAGAATATTTTTGCCTTTTGCAAATATTACTATATCAACTCGTGAACGTGCTGGTTTTCGTGATAATGTAATTGGACTTGCAGCAACTAAAATTTCAGCTGGAGTTTCAGTTGGAATAGGCGGTCATAGTGCTAAAGATGAGGCTAAAGGTGATGAACAATTTGAGATTTCGGACCCACGTACAGTAGCAGAAATATCTGATGTAATTAAGGATCATGGTCTTCAATCAGTTATGAGTGATTATATATATGTATAA
- a CDS encoding thiazole synthase yields the protein MENNTDKLIIGGHEFSSRFILGSGKYSLDLINAAVENAGAQIITLALRRANLGGSANILDYIPKNVTLLPNTSGARNSQEAVRIAHLAREIGCGDFIKIEVIRDSKYLLPDNYETLKATEILAKEGFIVMPYMYPDLNVARDMVNAGAAAIMPLAAPIGSNKGLCTRDFIKILVDEIELPIIVDAGIGRPSQACEAMEMGVSAIMVNTAIASAGNIPAMADAFKKAIEAGRSAYLSGLGSVLYNGACASSPLTGFIKD from the coding sequence ATGGAAAATAATACTGATAAACTTATTATAGGTGGACATGAATTTAGTTCGCGATTTATATTAGGATCTGGAAAATATTCACTTGATCTAATAAATGCAGCCGTTGAAAATGCTGGTGCGCAGATTATTACTTTAGCATTACGTCGTGCTAATTTGGGAGGCAGCGCTAATATTTTAGATTATATACCTAAAAATGTTACATTACTTCCAAATACATCAGGGGCTCGTAATTCGCAGGAAGCAGTTCGTATTGCACATCTAGCTCGCGAGATTGGATGCGGAGATTTTATTAAAATTGAAGTTATTCGTGATTCAAAATATCTGCTACCAGATAATTATGAAACATTAAAAGCTACTGAAATTCTTGCAAAAGAGGGATTTATAGTAATGCCTTATATGTATCCAGATTTAAATGTTGCAAGAGATATGGTAAATGCAGGAGCTGCTGCTATTATGCCACTTGCTGCACCTATTGGATCAAACAAAGGATTGTGTACACGTGATTTTATTAAAATTTTGGTTGATGAAATTGAACTTCCAATTATTGTAGATGCAGGAATTGGGAGGCCATCTCAGGCTTGTGAAGCTATGGAAATGGGAGTTAGCGCTATTATGGTTAATACTGCAATTGCGTCGGCAGGCAATATTCCAGCTATGGCGGATGCTTTTAAGAAGGCAATAGAAGCAGGGAGAAGCGCATATCTTTCAGGGCTTGGTAGTGTACTTTATAACGGTGCCTGCGCTTCATCACCATTAACTGGATTTATTAAAGATTAA
- the thiS gene encoding sulfur carrier protein ThiS — protein sequence MIYINGNEVSDVDNLRLSDYLAREGYIIPCVAVECNEYIVPKTEYDEKILTDGDVIEVVSFMGGG from the coding sequence ATGATATATATAAATGGCAATGAAGTAAGCGATGTTGATAATTTAAGGTTATCTGATTATCTAGCACGAGAAGGTTATATAATTCCTTGTGTTGCAGTTGAATGTAACGAATATATTGTGCCTAAAACTGAATATGATGAAAAAATATTAACTGATGGTGATGTTATTGAAGTTGTAAGTTTTATGGGAGGCGGCTGA
- the bioB gene encoding biotin synthase BioB, with the protein MEKLAKEIITGKRLKRDDNLDFLLTTNLKELCSGANIIREKLCGKKVDLCTIINGRSGKCSENCKFCTQSAHHNTSIEEYDFLNPDVILEDCKKNEANGVHRYSIVTAGRSLTGPDFDKAIEAYKKMHDECKINLCASHGFLTEEEFIRLKEAGVTMYHENIETSKKNFHNICTTHSYEDKIKEIKLAQKSGLKVCSGGIIGMGETWEDRIDMAISLSELGIISIPINVLMPIKGTPFGNLERISEVDILRTIAIFRYLNPTSYIRMAAGRTYFADGGSKLFLSGANATLTGDMLTTVGNNTDQDKIMLTALGFDIQK; encoded by the coding sequence ATGGAAAAACTAGCTAAAGAAATTATTACTGGAAAGCGTTTAAAAAGAGATGATAATTTAGACTTTTTATTAACAACAAATTTAAAAGAACTTTGCTCAGGTGCTAATATCATTCGCGAAAAATTATGCGGAAAAAAAGTAGATCTTTGTACAATTATTAATGGACGTAGCGGAAAATGCAGTGAAAACTGTAAATTCTGTACTCAGTCTGCTCATCATAATACAAGCATTGAAGAATATGACTTTTTAAACCCAGATGTAATATTAGAAGATTGTAAAAAAAACGAGGCAAATGGCGTACATCGCTACTCTATTGTTACAGCCGGAAGATCCTTAACTGGCCCCGATTTTGATAAAGCAATAGAAGCCTATAAAAAGATGCATGATGAATGTAAAATTAACTTGTGTGCATCCCATGGTTTTTTGACAGAAGAAGAATTTATACGCTTAAAAGAAGCTGGCGTTACAATGTATCATGAAAATATTGAAACTTCTAAAAAAAACTTTCATAATATCTGCACTACTCATTCATATGAAGACAAAATCAAAGAAATTAAACTTGCTCAGAAGTCAGGACTTAAAGTTTGTTCAGGTGGAATTATAGGAATGGGTGAAACGTGGGAAGATAGAATTGATATGGCTATTAGTTTATCAGAACTTGGAATTATATCAATTCCAATCAATGTATTAATGCCAATAAAAGGTACTCCATTTGGCAATTTAGAAAGAATTTCTGAGGTCGATATTTTAAGGACAATAGCCATTTTTCGTTACTTAAATCCAACTTCTTATATTCGTATGGCAGCCGGCAGAACTTATTTTGCAGATGGAGGCTCAAAACTCTTCCTATCTGGTGCCAATGCAACACTTACTGGTGATATGTTAACTACTGTAGGAAATAATACTGATCAAGATAAAATTATGCTTACAGCACTTGGTTTTGATATTCAAAAATAG
- a CDS encoding biotin transporter BioY has protein sequence MENTKKINIHHLTLIGIMAAVICILGPLSLPIGIVPISLTNLAIYFSVYVLGQKKGTLSYIVYLLIGLVGLPVFSGFSGGFTKLFGPTGGYLIGFIFMAFISGIFIDKFSNKIYMCFLGMILGTIVTYIFGTAWLAYQLNMTFNASLAVGVLPFIPGDIVKMVIALLIGPQIKKRLISAGLTE, from the coding sequence ATGGAAAACACAAAGAAAATTAATATTCATCACTTAACATTGATTGGGATTATGGCGGCGGTTATTTGTATATTAGGACCTCTATCACTGCCTATTGGCATAGTACCAATTTCATTAACTAATCTTGCAATTTATTTTTCAGTATATGTACTAGGGCAAAAAAAAGGAACCCTTAGTTATATAGTTTATCTTCTCATAGGCCTTGTAGGGCTACCGGTCTTTTCAGGATTTTCTGGAGGATTTACTAAATTATTTGGACCAACAGGTGGATATCTAATTGGATTTATTTTCATGGCATTTATTAGTGGTATTTTCATTGACAAATTTTCCAACAAAATTTATATGTGTTTCCTAGGAATGATCCTTGGTACAATTGTTACATATATATTTGGAACAGCATGGCTAGCCTATCAGTTAAATATGACATTTAATGCATCCTTAGCAGTTGGAGTTCTTCCATTTATTCCAGGGGACATAGTAAAAATGGTAATTGCATTATTGATTGGACCTCAAATTAAAAAGAGACTTATAAGTGCTGGATTAACAGAATAA
- a CDS encoding discoidin domain-containing protein — MDGTNINELKIEIRDKFNDTISEITGNEAVSIVYAQSYKVGDKICFANSSENKYLIIKIDDELDEALIYLTSNTLEFQIPFGEDAKAYSENTFNGIEHNISVRIAKNEEIYTYRDIAKNVIDQRGDTTYYPHSTANVETRNEAVFAARNVIDGQISNKGHGIWPYESWGTWQREDAQIIVNFGREVEVDKIALYLRADFPHDTYWKSLKIEFSDGTSEIVETIKTSDAQYIRFSKKTIRWIKLLDFRKSDELTDFAALTEVCVYGNDIQKRQRRL, encoded by the coding sequence ATGGATGGAACAAATATAAATGAGTTAAAAATAGAGATAAGAGATAAATTCAATGATACCATAAGTGAAATAACTGGGAATGAGGCAGTTTCAATTGTTTATGCACAAAGTTATAAAGTGGGTGATAAAATTTGTTTTGCAAACTCATCTGAAAATAAATATCTGATTATTAAAATAGATGATGAATTAGATGAGGCCCTAATATATTTAACTTCAAATACATTGGAATTTCAGATACCGTTTGGTGAGGATGCTAAGGCATATTCTGAGAATACTTTTAATGGCATAGAACATAATATTAGTGTCCGTATAGCTAAAAATGAGGAGATATACACATATAGGGATATAGCCAAAAATGTAATTGATCAGCGTGGGGATACAACATATTACCCTCATTCAACAGCTAATGTAGAGACAAGAAATGAAGCAGTATTCGCAGCCAGGAATGTGATTGATGGACAAATATCTAATAAGGGACATGGTATCTGGCCTTATGAGTCTTGGGGAACTTGGCAAAGAGAAGATGCGCAAATCATAGTTAACTTTGGGAGAGAAGTAGAGGTGGATAAAATAGCTTTGTATTTAAGAGCTGATTTTCCACATGATACTTATTGGAAGTCTTTGAAAATAGAATTTTCAGATGGTACAAGCGAAATAGTAGAAACAATAAAAACTAGTGATGCACAGTATATAAGGTTTAGTAAAAAGACTATAAGATGGATTAAATTATTGGATTTTAGAAAGTCTGATGAACTAACTGACTTTGCAGCATTAACGGAAGTTTGTGTATATGGTAATGATATTCAAAAAAGACAGAGAAGATTATAA
- a CDS encoding DUF2264 domain-containing protein produces MSKINMYNENIKHNPLKTKEDLRNALYDICNPLIPLLKEQKPGHLHLGTSGSVYDENAREVEAFLRPLWGIGPLVTTKSEEGTKLSKYFVEGLIEGTDPKSKSYFGKVHDYDQLLVEMASVSLSLILAKDTFWDVLNKDQQDNLYNWLIQINDHVIPKTNWLFFRVLVNIAMKQCGREWSKQSVSDDLDSIDSYYLDDGWYFDGYETQIDYYIPFAMHFYGLIYAKTMETEDPKRSILYKERASVFAQEYKEWFSADGPSIPFGRSLTYRFAQSAFWSALAYADVEALNWGVIKGIVMRNLRYWFRSDIFSLDGLLTIGYGYQNLNMAEGYNAPGSPYWALKTFLVLAIPGGHAFWTSEEEDLTFTQKSVQPSPRMIVCHDKSGSEVQAFTSGQHSSEHAHGDAKYEKFVYSTTFGFSVPKGGLSLKQGAFDSCLALAECDGHYRSRFGSESYKINQDYIESVWKPWNDVEIKTFIVPLTPWHIRIHVINTNRILDTAEGAFSAPAGVGTSYCFKDKIFYKFGNKVTGIVDYNGDRKVVIITPEPNTNLLYSRTVIPTLTSRINRGKHILVSAIIGDVNVPNDFKCDQNPIVEIKENCITILFNGKEIVL; encoded by the coding sequence ATGAGTAAAATAAATATGTATAATGAAAATATTAAACATAATCCACTTAAAACTAAAGAGGATCTTAGAAATGCACTATATGATATATGCAATCCTCTTATACCACTACTAAAGGAGCAAAAACCTGGACATTTACATTTGGGTACTAGTGGATCGGTTTATGATGAAAATGCAAGAGAAGTCGAGGCTTTTTTAAGACCTTTATGGGGAATAGGACCTCTTGTTACAACTAAGTCTGAAGAGGGTACAAAGTTATCAAAATATTTTGTAGAAGGTCTAATAGAAGGAACTGATCCTAAAAGCAAATCTTACTTTGGAAAAGTTCATGACTATGACCAGTTATTAGTTGAAATGGCCTCAGTTTCTTTATCTTTAATTTTGGCTAAGGACACCTTTTGGGATGTTTTAAATAAAGATCAACAAGATAATTTATATAATTGGTTGATCCAAATTAATGATCACGTAATTCCTAAGACAAATTGGTTATTCTTTAGGGTGCTTGTAAATATTGCAATGAAACAATGTGGGAGAGAGTGGTCGAAACAATCAGTTTCAGATGACCTTGATAGTATAGATTCTTATTATTTAGATGATGGTTGGTATTTTGATGGATATGAGACTCAAATTGATTATTATATTCCTTTTGCTATGCATTTTTATGGCTTAATTTATGCTAAAACCATGGAGACTGAAGATCCAAAGAGATCAATCCTATATAAAGAGCGTGCAAGTGTTTTTGCACAGGAGTATAAAGAATGGTTTTCGGCAGATGGACCATCGATACCTTTTGGAAGAAGTTTAACTTATAGGTTTGCCCAATCAGCTTTCTGGTCTGCTTTAGCTTATGCAGATGTAGAAGCTTTGAACTGGGGAGTTATAAAAGGGATTGTTATGAGGAATTTAAGATACTGGTTTAGAAGTGATATCTTCTCTTTAGATGGTCTTTTGACTATAGGTTACGGGTATCAGAATTTAAACATGGCAGAAGGTTATAATGCACCAGGTTCACCTTATTGGGCGTTAAAAACATTTTTAGTTTTAGCAATTCCGGGTGGTCATGCATTTTGGACATCTGAGGAGGAAGATTTAACTTTTACACAAAAGAGTGTACAACCTAGCCCAAGAATGATAGTTTGTCACGATAAATCTGGTAGTGAAGTCCAAGCATTTACTTCCGGACAGCATTCAAGTGAGCATGCTCATGGAGATGCGAAGTATGAAAAATTTGTATACTCAACAACATTCGGGTTTAGTGTACCTAAAGGTGGATTATCATTAAAGCAAGGGGCCTTTGATAGTTGCTTAGCATTAGCTGAGTGTGATGGACATTATAGATCACGTTTTGGCTCTGAAAGCTATAAAATAAATCAAGATTACATTGAATCAGTTTGGAAACCTTGGAATGATGTTGAAATAAAAACTTTTATTGTTCCTTTAACCCCATGGCATATTAGAATACATGTTATTAATACTAATCGTATATTAGATACTGCAGAGGGTGCTTTTTCTGCGCCGGCAGGGGTTGGCACGTCATATTGTTTTAAAGATAAGATATTTTATAAGTTCGGTAACAAAGTTACTGGTATTGTTGATTATAATGGAGATCGAAAGGTCGTAATAATTACACCTGAACCAAATACAAACCTCCTATATTCGCGTACAGTTATACCAACATTAACAAGTAGAATTAATAGAGGAAAACATATTTTAGTTTCTGCTATTATTGGTGATGTAAATGTTCCAAATGATTTTAAATGTGATCAAAATCCTATTGTAGAAATTAAAGAAAATTGTATTACTATCTTGTTTAATGGAAAAGAAATAGTGTTATAA